In Streptococcus gallolyticus subsp. gallolyticus DSM 16831, the sequence TAAGCAAATACCATGATGCTGACTCAATGACCGCACCAAATTTCGAATGAATATCAACCTTAGCAGAATCAACAATCATATCAAAGGTGACAATACCTTTTGTTCCACCAGAAATTTCAATCTGACCTTTGGCATTTGAAATACCTTGCTCCCACACCAATAAATCCGCGCCACGGAGCTCATCAGCGTATTTTTCAAGATAGGTTTCAAGACCCACAGAAGCTGATTCTTCCGAACCTTCCATAATAAATATAATGTTAACTGGAAAATCTCCAAACTCACGGCGATACTTCTGAACGGCTGTCAATCGTGCTGTGATATGCCCTTTATCGTCATCAACACCACGTCCATACATGTAGCCATCACGGACGGTTAATTCAAAAGGATTTGACGACCAAGGCTGGTCATCATCAGCTGGCACAGTATCATAATGGTTGTAAAAAATAATCGTCTGAGCATCAGGTCTATTGCTCTTAAAACGTGCCAAAACAAACGGCGCCGTACAAGTATCATCAATCGTCACTTCAGCACCAGCTTCAGTAAAAATATCGCCTAGATAATTTGCTACTTCTGCTAACCCAATCTGCTGTGCAAAAATCGATTTTTTAGCAATTAACTGACGTAAAATCTCAAAATAATATTGAGCAACGTCATCATTTTCAAACTTCTGCAACTGATTATTATCACTTACTACCATTTTCTACCTCTCAAAATTCAAAACACATCGGTAGCACAGTTTTGAAAACTCTCCAAGTTACTATTCTACCATATTGCTAATTATTTTAAAATCCACTCCCAACAAAGAAGCAATTTAGAAGTTATTAACTCTCCATAAAATACGAAATAATGATTTAGAGACTGGGAAGTTATCCCAGCCTCTAATTTTTCATTTTCAATAGGCTATATTAATCGTCATCAGAAGATGATGAAGATGTTGTTGCGCCATCCCATGCAGGAATATCAGCACCGTCTGAAGCTTCTTCGATGATTTTTCCGACTTCGTCTGTTTGGTAAACAGAAACTAAAGTTTTGATAGCATCAGCTTTGTCTGATTTTTTCCAACCTTTTTGGGCTGCAATAACGTTAATCCATTGATTTGAGTTTTCATCAACAGCTTCTTTGTAAAGTGTTGTGTCATAGTCAACATCAGCAGATTGAGCATAAGAGTTGTTAATAACTGCAGCATCAACTGATGTCAATGTAGAAGCAGTTTGAGCAGCATCAACTTCTTTAATATCTAAGTTTTTCGGATTTGATGAAATGTTTTTAATTGTAGCCAATTCATCACCAGAAACGTCTAATTCAATCAAACCTGCAGATTGAAGAAGGTAGAGGGCACGGCTTTCATTTGAAGCGTCATTAGGAATTGAAATAGTTCCTTTATCTGGAATATCACTAACGTCAGTGTATTTTGCATCACCGTCGCTGTCAGTTCCTGAGAAGAGACGAATTGGACTAAGAAGCGTATCAGCAACTTCTACCAAAGTTCCATCATTTTCAGAATTCCAGTTGCTCAAGAAATATTTGTGTTGGAAAGCATTGACATCAATTTCGCCATTTTGAAGAGCTTCGTTTGGTTGATTGTAATCTGTAAATTCAACAAGTTCAATCTTAACGCCTTTGTCTTCTGCCAATTCTTTAACTTTGTCCCAAAGTGGTTCTGTTGCATCATCCAAAGTCATGATACCAACTTTAAGTGTTGTGTCATCAGAAGATGATGAACTTGAAGAACTTCCACATGCTGCCAACAAGACTGTTGACGCAAAAGCTACGCTAGCTAATCCAAATAATTTTTTCAATTTCATAGATATGTCCTCTTTCGTTTTAATCAGTGTTTTTATTTTATCCTATTTGATTCTAGGTTTCAAATTGTTATTAATAAGGTTTTCTTATAGTTTAAAACTATAACCCACACTTTTTAATCTGATGTTGGAACTTTCAAATCATCAGCAGAAGGCGTGTAATCTCCACCAAGGTATTTTCCAGCAAGTTCTGTCAATGTACCGTCTTCTTGCAATTCTTTCAAACGTTTATTAACAAATTCTTGTAAATCTTCTTGGTCTTGTCCAAAGATGAAATAGATGTATGGCTGCTCTTCGGATTCCAAATCAATGGTTTTCAAATTATCCAAACTTTGATTCTTAATGACAGAATTAACAGTTGGGGCATCAAAAATCTTGAAATCATATTTGCCATCATTTAGATTTGTCAAGATTTGAGTGATGTTTTCATTTGTATAATTGATGTCAACAGTATTGTCTGCATTTTCTTCATTGTATTCTTCCAATTGAGCAGCGGTTGTCGTTCCTTGAACAACTTGTGTTGAATGACCACCGATATCATCGTAAGATGTTATATCGCTGTCATTTGGCACGACAAGTACTGACGGTGTTGAACCGATAGGGTATGAGAAGAGGTATTTTGCTGAGCGTTCTTCAGTATAGCTGATGTTATTACCACCCATTTGATATTTTCCTGAATCAAGTCCAGTAAAGATTGAAGACCATTCTGTTTTTTTGAATGTTACTTCGTATTTATCTGAATCTTTAAAGACTGCTTTTGCGACTTCAATATCATAACCTGTCAATTCACCGT encodes:
- a CDS encoding amino acid ABC transporter substrate-binding protein produces the protein MTLMKKILGVTGVALASTTFLAACSSSSSSSSSSSGKEEVVFATVGTTAPFSYEEDGELTGYDIEVAKAVFKDSDKYEVTFKKTEWSSIFTGLDSGKYQMGGNNISYTEERSAKYLFSYPIGSTPSVLVVPNDSDITSYDDIGGHSTQVVQGTTTAAQLEEYNEENADNTVDINYTNENITQILTNLNDGKYDFKIFDAPTVNSVIKNQSLDNLKTIDLESEEQPYIYFIFGQDQEDLQEFVNKRLKELQEDGTLTELAGKYLGGDYTPSADDLKVPTSD
- a CDS encoding MetQ/NlpA family ABC transporter substrate-binding protein, with amino-acid sequence MKLKKLFGLASVAFASTVLLAACGSSSSSSSSDDTTLKVGIMTLDDATEPLWDKVKELAEDKGVKIELVEFTDYNQPNEALQNGEIDVNAFQHKYFLSNWNSENDGTLVEVADTLLSPIRLFSGTDSDGDAKYTDVSDIPDKGTISIPNDASNESRALYLLQSAGLIELDVSGDELATIKNISSNPKNLDIKEVDAAQTASTLTSVDAAVINNSYAQSADVDYDTTLYKEAVDENSNQWINVIAAQKGWKKSDKADAIKTLVSVYQTDEVGKIIEEASDGADIPAWDGATTSSSSSDDD
- a CDS encoding M20/M25/M40 family metallo-hydrolase — protein: MVVSDNNQLQKFENDDVAQYYFEILRQLIAKKSIFAQQIGLAEVANYLGDIFTEAGAEVTIDDTCTAPFVLARFKSNRPDAQTIIFYNHYDTVPADDDQPWSSNPFELTVRDGYMYGRGVDDDKGHITARLTAVQKYRREFGDFPVNIIFIMEGSEESASVGLETYLEKYADELRGADLLVWEQGISNAKGQIEISGGTKGIVTFDMIVDSAKVDIHSKFGAVIESASWYLLNAIASLRDETGRILVDGIYDQVIEPSERELSLILEHANLDADNLKTLYGLNLPMLTRDKEKLVRTLFFEPAITIEGISTGYQGQGVKTILPAKAQAKMEVRLVPGLEPKDVLQKIEQHLQQHGFEQVELVYTLGEKAYRSDMSAPAILNVIEIAKAFSPNGVSVLPTTAGTGPMHQFFEALEVPIASFGIGNPDSRDHAGDENVNLADYYTHIEMIEELIKSYDKTDY